In endosymbiont of unidentified scaly snail isolate Monju, the following are encoded in one genomic region:
- a CDS encoding EAL domain-containing protein, translating to MFIDDIISAGMAIDFDRLILSHIVAQAGPLHDITRRLFINVCACSLESRTYLDALIEAVKGPLRGFEVVIELTEQTLLERRELITELHREHGLHFAVDDFGTGYSTLQLVIELALEGSIRYLKLDGSLTRNINTRTAVERIMHITRQMAHELGLETVVEVIESAAQLEKLTDLEMDLGQGFLLGVPDTVAVWRGKVAYLQTRTDVQRTPVFVL from the coding sequence ATGTTCATCGACGATATCATCTCCGCTGGTATGGCGATCGATTTCGATCGCCTGATCCTGTCGCACATCGTGGCTCAGGCCGGGCCCCTGCACGACATCACCCGGCGCTTGTTCATCAACGTCTGTGCCTGCTCGCTCGAGAGCAGGACCTACCTGGATGCGCTGATCGAGGCGGTGAAGGGGCCGTTGCGCGGCTTCGAGGTCGTTATCGAACTGACCGAGCAGACCCTGCTGGAGCGCCGCGAGTTGATCACCGAGCTGCATCGAGAGCACGGCCTGCACTTTGCCGTGGATGACTTCGGTACCGGCTACTCCACCCTGCAACTGGTGATCGAGCTGGCGCTGGAGGGCAGCATTCGCTACCTCAAGCTGGATGGTTCGCTCACGCGTAATATCAACACGCGGACCGCGGTCGAGCGCATCATGCACATCACCCGCCAGATGGCCCACGAACTGGGGCTGGAAACCGTGGTCGAGGTGATCGAGAGCGCCGCCCAGCTCGAAAAGCTCACCGATCTGGAGATGGATCTCGGCCAGGGTTTCCTGCTTGGTGTGCCTGACACCGTGGCGGTCTGGCGGGGCAAGGTGGCTTATCTGCAGACTCGTACCGACGTGCAGCGCACACCGGTGTTCGTGCTCTGA
- the orn gene encoding oligoribonuclease, protein MPADENNLIWIDLEMTGLDTDRDHIIEIATVVTDAELNILAEGPVIAIYQPSAVMDAMDEWNTRQHGQSGLTRRVRESRYSVADAERETLAFLREWVPKGKSPMCGNSICQDRRFMARLMPELEDYFHYRNLDVSTLKELARRWAPAVYEGFKKDSSHLALDDIKDSIAELRHYREHFLKV, encoded by the coding sequence ATGCCAGCCGACGAGAACAACCTGATCTGGATCGACCTGGAGATGACCGGGCTGGATACCGACCGCGACCACATCATCGAGATTGCCACCGTGGTCACCGACGCCGAGCTGAACATCCTCGCCGAGGGGCCGGTGATCGCCATCTACCAGCCGAGCGCGGTGATGGACGCCATGGACGAGTGGAACACCCGTCAGCACGGTCAGTCGGGGCTTACCCGGCGGGTGCGCGAGAGCCGATACTCGGTGGCCGATGCCGAACGCGAGACCCTGGCCTTCCTGCGCGAGTGGGTGCCCAAGGGCAAGTCGCCCATGTGCGGCAATTCCATCTGCCAGGACCGGCGCTTCATGGCACGCCTGATGCCGGAACTGGAAGACTATTTTCACTACCGTAACCTGGATGTCTCGACCCTCAAGGAGCTGGCTCGGCGCTGGGCCCCGGCGGTGTACGAGGGCTTCAAGAAGGATTCGTCGCACCTGGCACTGGACGACATCAAGGATTCCATTGCCGAGTTGCGCCACTATCGCGAGCATTTCCTCAAGGTCTGA
- the queG gene encoding tRNA epoxyqueuosine(34) reductase QueG: MSKGGDIDYAQLSRRIKQWGHELGFGAVGICDTDLTEAEHHLHSWLAKGYHGTMDYMHRHGSKRTRPAELVPGTLRIISVRLDYRPPEPDPGSVLRDPAAAFISRYALGRDYHKVLRARLKKLAQRIADEIGDFGYRVFTDSAPVMEKAIAQKAGLGWVGKHSNILSRDAGSWFFLGELYTDLPLPVDSPVSDHCGECTACIDVCPTRAIVAPYQVDARRCISYLTIELHGPIPEALRPLMGNRIYGCDDCQLCCPWNRFANDTTEADFLPRHGLDTATLVELFAWDEATFLKRTEGSAIRRIGHERWLRNIAVALGNSGEAAAESALRARTDHPSELVREHVAWALTRLRALLRP; encoded by the coding sequence ATGAGCAAAGGTGGCGATATCGACTACGCGCAACTGTCCCGGCGCATCAAGCAATGGGGCCACGAACTGGGCTTCGGCGCGGTCGGCATCTGCGATACCGACCTCACCGAGGCCGAGCACCATCTGCACAGCTGGCTGGCCAAAGGCTACCACGGCACGATGGACTACATGCACCGTCACGGCAGCAAGCGCACCCGCCCGGCCGAACTGGTGCCCGGCACCCTGCGCATCATCAGCGTGCGCCTGGACTACCGCCCACCCGAACCTGACCCGGGCAGCGTACTGCGCGACCCGGCCGCCGCCTTCATTTCACGCTATGCCCTGGGACGCGACTATCACAAGGTGTTGCGTGCCCGTCTCAAGAAACTGGCACAACGCATCGCCGACGAGATCGGCGATTTCGGCTATCGGGTATTCACCGACAGCGCGCCGGTGATGGAGAAGGCCATCGCGCAGAAGGCCGGCCTGGGCTGGGTCGGCAAGCATTCGAACATCCTCTCGCGCGATGCCGGCAGCTGGTTCTTCCTGGGCGAGCTCTACACCGACCTGCCGCTGCCGGTGGACAGCCCGGTGAGCGACCACTGCGGCGAGTGCACCGCCTGCATCGACGTCTGCCCTACCCGCGCCATCGTTGCGCCCTATCAGGTCGATGCACGGCGCTGCATCTCCTATCTCACCATCGAGCTGCACGGCCCGATTCCCGAGGCGTTGCGCCCGCTGATGGGCAACCGTATCTACGGCTGCGACGACTGCCAGCTCTGCTGCCCGTGGAACCGCTTTGCCAATGACACCACCGAGGCCGACTTCCTGCCGCGCCACGGCCTGGACACCGCCACCCTCGTCGAACTGTTCGCCTGGGACGAGGCAACTTTCCTGAAACGCACCGAGGGTTCGGCCATCCGCCGCATCGGCCACGAACGCTGGCTGCGCAATATCGCGGTGGCACTGGGCAACAGCGGTGAAGCAGCGGCGGAAAGCGCGCTGCGCGCACGCACCGACCACCCTTCCGAGCTGGTACGCGAGCATGTGGCCTGGGCGCTGACCCGGCTGCGAGCGCTGCTCAGACCTTGA